The following are encoded in a window of Prochlorococcus marinus str. MIT 1013 genomic DNA:
- the tsaE gene encoding tRNA (adenosine(37)-N6)-threonylcarbamoyltransferase complex ATPase subunit type 1 TsaE, which yields MKKNNKKQFEVFNSFAQQNNYFCWTLDKPESTISLGSTLTKKFPDISILLLNGPLGAGKTTLVKGIAKSLSIKEPITSPTFPLSQHYPWGSPPLIHLDLYRIEEPNAANEFFLQEEEESKAMGALMVIEWPERLSLPINDAWRGKLEYSTDKQSRLFQLIPPL from the coding sequence GTGAAAAAAAATAATAAAAAACAATTCGAGGTTTTCAATTCATTTGCTCAGCAAAATAATTATTTCTGCTGGACTCTAGACAAACCTGAATCAACGATCTCATTAGGTTCAACATTAACAAAAAAATTTCCAGATATAAGCATTCTCCTTTTAAATGGGCCTCTTGGTGCAGGAAAAACCACATTAGTTAAAGGAATTGCAAAAAGTCTAAGCATCAAAGAGCCCATAACTTCACCAACGTTCCCCTTATCCCAACATTATCCATGGGGATCTCCTCCATTGATACATCTTGATCTTTACAGAATTGAAGAACCAAATGCAGCAAACGAATTTTTTTTACAAGAAGAAGAAGAATCCAAAGCCATGGGAGCATTGATGGTCATTGAATGGCCAGAAAGATTATCTCTTCCAATTAATGATGCTTGGAGAGGAAAATTAGAATATTCCACAGACAAGCAATCCCGCCTTTTTCAGCTGATTCCTCCTCTATGA